GCTCTACGGAAGGTTGATGCGCAGAGCCCAATCCATGGCCGGCCGCACGCGCGGCCATGATGATTCCGACCCTATCCTTCCCGGCCCGCCGGTTGATCCGGATGGGCCGGCCTGATGAGGAGCGGCTGATGACCTGGTCCCGCCGAATCGACGATCGATCTTGGGACGACTGGCTGATCCATCAGGATGAAGCCACGATCTTTCATTCACGCTTGTGGGCGCGTGTCCTGAAAGCAGCCTTTCCGAAACTGGGAGATCGAAGCCTTTGCCGCGGCATCAATGACCCCTCCGCCGTCTTCCCGCTGTACGCTTGGACACGGGCCGCCGGATTGGTGACGCACCTCCATTCTTCCTTCCCCTTCCTCTACGGGGGGCCCGTTCCCTGGCCGGAAGGTTCCCCCCATCAATGGATCGATCTCATACCGGGCCGCGGTGTCAGCGCCTGGATCCTATCCAATCCCTTCGCCGGACCGTCCAGGAAATCCCCTGAACCGGTGCCGGCCGGCTGGACCCTCTCCTGGGATCGAACACACATTCTGACCCTTCCGGAAACGGTGGATGAATTCTGGGATGGAATATTAACAACACAGAAAAGAAATGATATCCGGCGCCTGACACGCAAGGGCGTGGAGATCGACTCTTCAACAGAGCCGAAAGATATTGAAACAGTCTATCAACTCTATTTGCAGAGGGTCCGCAGTTGGAAAGAGCGCCCGGGGATGATTTATCCCCGGGAATATTTTTCTGCGATGGCGGCGGTCGGTGGAGAATCCATCCGTCTCTACAGAGTCCGGTTTGAAGGGCGGCTCATCGGCGGGACCTTCGTCGCACGTTGGGGCGGCAAGGTGCACTACATCGCCGGATATTTTGATCACGAAGCCCGGAAACTCAGACCGAATGTCCTGGTTCAAAATCGGATTATTCACGATGCCATACAGGACGGCTTTCGGATTTATGATATGCTTCCCAGCGCGGGCCTAAGAAATGTTGAAGTCTTTAAGGAGTCTTTCGGCTCAAAGCCTGTACCCTTCTGGAAGCTGGAAAAAGAAGGGTCGCTTCAGCGATGGGCGCGGGGCATCCGGAAATTCGGCCGCAGGGCCCCTGAAAAAAAGGACTGACCCCGTCTTTTGGAGGTTTTTTTGAATTCAAGCCATGAAAAACTCGCACTTGAGGGCGGCCAACCGGTCCGGGATGACTTTCTGGTTTTCGGCAGCCCTGATATCAGGGAAGCGGAAATCGATGAGGTCGTGGCGACACTGAGATCCGGTTGGATCGGAACAGGTCCCCGCGCGGCCCGATTTGAAACGGATTTCCGCGATTATATCGGCGCTAAATACGCCGTCGCGTTAAACTCCTGCACCGCGGGAATCCATCTCTCTCTCATCGGGCTCGGTATCCGGCCCGGCGACGAGGTGCTGACCACCCCCATGACCTTCGCTTCCACCGCCAATGTGATTCACCATGTCGGCGCGCGGCCCGTCTTCGTCGACTGCCGCAAAGACACCCTCTGTATCGACCCCGATCTTGTCGCGGCCGCCATTACCGAAAAAACAAAAGGGCTGATTCCCGTTCACTTCGCCGGCCGTCCCTGCGACATGGGGAAACTCATGGCCACGGCCCGCCGGCATCAGCTCAAGGTGATCGAGGATGCCGCGCATGCAGTGGAAAGTGTCGCCCAAGGCCGCAAAGTCGGGACGATTGCGGATACAACCTGTTTCTCGTTCTATGTCACAAAAAATGTCATCACCGGCGAGGGCGGGATGGTGACCACGGAAAGCGAAGAGGTGGCTAATTGGATAAAAGTCGCCGGTCTTCACGGGCTTACAAAGGACGCCTGGAAGCGTTATTCCGACGAAGGATTCCGGCACTATGAAGTTATTTTTGCCGGTTATAAATATAATATGATGGACCTTCAGGCCGCTATCGGTCTGCATCAACTGA
This portion of the Candidatus Eisenbacteria bacterium genome encodes:
- a CDS encoding DegT/DnrJ/EryC1/StrS aminotransferase family protein → MNSSHEKLALEGGQPVRDDFLVFGSPDIREAEIDEVVATLRSGWIGTGPRAARFETDFRDYIGAKYAVALNSCTAGIHLSLIGLGIRPGDEVLTTPMTFASTANVIHHVGARPVFVDCRKDTLCIDPDLVAAAITEKTKGLIPVHFAGRPCDMGKLMATARRHQLKVIEDAAHAVESVAQGRKVGTIADTTCFSFYVTKNVITGEGGMVTTESEEVANWIKVAGLHGLTKDAWKRYSDEGFRHYEVIFAGYKYNMMDLQAAIGLHQLKRVNKNYKRRQKLWAEYKEAFADLPIDLPPPVPEGDLHAYHLFTLLLKLDELRWSRDKVMEALHHEGIGTGIHYIALHLHPFYRDRYGYRRGEFPNAEWISDRVLSLPFSTKLTERDAEDVMRAVRKVLHAAQK
- a CDS encoding GNAT family N-acetyltransferase, with the translated sequence MIRMGRPDEERLMTWSRRIDDRSWDDWLIHQDEATIFHSRLWARVLKAAFPKLGDRSLCRGINDPSAVFPLYAWTRAAGLVTHLHSSFPFLYGGPVPWPEGSPHQWIDLIPGRGVSAWILSNPFAGPSRKSPEPVPAGWTLSWDRTHILTLPETVDEFWDGILTTQKRNDIRRLTRKGVEIDSSTEPKDIETVYQLYLQRVRSWKERPGMIYPREYFSAMAAVGGESIRLYRVRFEGRLIGGTFVARWGGKVHYIAGYFDHEARKLRPNVLVQNRIIHDAIQDGFRIYDMLPSAGLRNVEVFKESFGSKPVPFWKLEKEGSLQRWARGIRKFGRRAPEKKD